Genomic DNA from Pelomicrobium methylotrophicum:
GCCGCTCGCGGAGCTGGCATTGAAATTCGGGCCCGCGGAGTACTTTTCCCTCATGGTGCTGGGGCTGGTGGCCTCGGTGGTGCTGGCCCACGGCTCCCTGCTCCATGCGGTCGGCATGATCGTTCTCGGGCTGCTGCTGGGTCTCATCGGTACCGATGTAAATTCAGGCATGCAACGCTACACCTTCGACCAGCCCTGGCTCGCCGACGGTATCAGTTTCGTGGTGGTGGCCATGGGCATGTTCGGGCTAGGGGAGATCATCCGCAACCTGGAGCACGAGGCGACCCGGGAACTGACCATCAAGCGCGTGACCGGCCTCATGCCGACCTTGGAAGACTTGAAACGCATCGCCGCCCCGGTGTTGCGCGGCACGGCCTTGGGCTCCGTCCTGGGCATCCTGCCCGGGGGCGGAGCACTGCTCGCCTCTTTCGCCTCCTACTCTCTGGAGAAGAAGATCTCGAAAAACCCGGAGCAGTTCGGCAAGGGCGCGATCGAAGGGGTCGCCGGACCCGAGTCGGCCAACAACGCCGGCGCCCAGACTTCGTTCATTCCCATGCTGACCCTGGGCATCCCGTCCAACCCGGTGATGGCGCTCATGATCGGGGCGATGATCATCCAGGGCATCCAGCCTGGCCCCTCGGTGGTAAACGAGCAGCCGATGCTGTTCTGGGGAATTATCGTGTCCATGTGGATCGGCAACCTCATGCTGGTCATCCTCAACCTTCCCTTGATCGGCTTGTGGGTGCGGTTGATCAGCGTGCCGTACCACCTGCTCTATCCTGCGATCCTGGTCTTTTGCGCCATCGGCGTGTTCAGCGTCAACAATAGCCAGTACGACGTGTATCTCATGGCTCTGTTTGCCTTGCTAGGCTACGTGTTCGCCAAGCTTGACTGCGAGCCCGCGCCGATGCTGCTCGGGTTCATCCTCGGTCCCATGATGGAGGAATACCTGCGGCGCGCCCTGCTCCTGTCCCGGGGTGACCCCACCATTTTCGTCACCCGGCCCTTGAGCGCCGCGATGCTGGCGCTGGCGGTGGCTGCCATGTTCGTGGTGCTTTCGCCCACCCTGCGCACGCGGCGGGAGGAAGCTTTCCATGAGGAAGAGTAACGTCCTACGGCAAAGAGCTCACTCCGCCCGCTGGTACAGTCGGAGGTAGGCTTCCTTGCGCATCGGGGGTCGACGGGCCACGGCCAGCAAGTCTTCGAGGTGCGCTGGCGTGCTGATGCCGACAAGGCTCGTGCCGATACCGGGGGTGGAGCGGTTGAACTGCAGCGCGCGCTGGGCGTGGTTGTCGAGCTGAGGCAAGGCCGCATGGACGCTGTCGACGCAGTGAGTGGCCAAATGCCCCTTAGCGAGGGTGTGGCTCGCCAGCACGTATACGCGGAGCTGGTGCGCCGCCTGCAGCGTGGAAGCGATGTTACCCTGGCCGGTGGCTTGGGAAAAACGCGTGAACCCTTCCGGCATGATCTGGTTGAAGGGAAGGGCGATCACGCGGAAGTGATGCCTGGCGCTTTCGTCTCCTGCGGCCGCCTGGGCCGCCTTCTGCGCGTGCCCCAGGAGAGAGGCGATGGACTCGAACAGCGGATGGTCGGTCTCAACGCGCAAGCCGTTGAAAGTGGCGATTCCGTAGTAGCGGATCTTGCCGGCGGCCACCGCGCGCTCGAGCGCGACGAACACCCGCTCCAGCTTGCGGTTGAGCTCGGCCTTGCCGATCACCGGGATGTGCACTTCGGGTTGGTCCACCAGAAACGCATCCAGCGTCTCCACGCCCATGGCCTCGAGCGAACGGTCGAGTTGCCAGGCAATATGTTCGGGGCTGATGAGGTGCACGCCACAGAGATCGCGCCGCTCACCCAGGCCGCGGTTCACGATCTGCGCCTCGAACCAGGACTCGAAGTCCTCAGGCAGCCCGCCCTCAAAGGTGAGAAACCCGCCCTTCGAGATGAGAAACACCTGCTCGCGGGCAACGCCTCGAGCAAGCGCCCGCCGCAGGCCTTCGCCTACCGCCCGGGCTGAGCGGCCATAGCGGTAGTGAGCCGCGGTGTCAATGACGTTGATGCCCGCCAGCAGCGCCCGTTCCACGACAGTCGCGTAATGGGCATCCACCTCGTCGCTTGCCGCCCCGGGAAAAGTGCCCACGCCAAGGGACGAGAGTTTCAAGTGCAAATTCAGAAAGTCACTGTAGTGCCCCTCGGCACATTGAGCGCCGAAGGTCCGCGCATAGGCCTCTGTGCCAGCGCGGGTTGCAAAACCGGGGACGGACGCCTTGCCGCTCATCGGCGCTCAGGCGAGAAATGGATGCCTCCGAATCCGCCGTGCGAGGTCGGCCACTTCGGGGCGCACGGGCCGCACCTCGGGGGAGTCGAGCCGCGATTCGAACAGGCGTGGATCGTGGGGCGCATCCTCGTCCTGGTCCCAACCCACGGCACGCAACAGCTCGGCACCCTCGGGCGGGATCGCTTCCGGAAGCGCCCGCCCCGAGAGCAGCCCCCATAGCCCCGTCCACGCACGGGCGAGCAGCAGGGGGTGATAGCCGCCGCCCCCGGTCACCAGCAGCCGCGGCGTGCCGTCGGCGTGCCGGGGGGCCGTTCGGAGCACTTGGGCGCACACTTCCAGGAAGCACTGGGTGGAAACCTTCAGCTTGCCGAGAGGATCAGCCGCCAGGATGTCGGTGCCGGCCTGCAACACGATGGCGTCGGGCGCGAAACGCTCGAGCACCGGATCCCAGACAGCGTCGAAAAGCAGCCGGTACTCGGCGTCGTGGGTTTCCAAAGGCAGCGGCACGTTCACCGTGGTGTGGGCGCCCGCCGGCGTTCCCGCGTCCTCGAGCCGACCGCCTCGATGCGGGTAAGCGTAGGCCGTATCCATGTGGAGCGAGAGGGTGAGCACCTCGGGATCGTCGGCAAAGGCCTCCTCCACTCCGTCGCCATGATGGGCGTCCAAGTCCACGTACAGCACCCGCAGGCCCTCGCGCCGCAGCCTCAGGATCGCCAGCACAGGATCGTTGAAATAGCAAAAGCCCCGGGCATGGTCGGGGCGGGCGTGATGCATGCCTCCCGCCGGGTTAAAGGCGATGCGACCGGCGAGCACTGCTTCCGCCGCCTGGATGCTGGCGCCGGTGGCCGTGGCGGCAATGGTGAAAAAACGCTCGAAATACGGATTCTCCAGCGTGCCGAGGCGGTAGCGCACGCGGTGAATGCTCTTTACTCGGCCGAGCGCTTCGCTGCGCTTCATCGCCGCCACGTAGTCGGGGCTGTGGAACCACTCCAGCTCGTAGTCGGCAGCTTTGCGGGCAGGCACGAATTCCGCCTCGCTCAGCGCTCCGTAGGCGTGGATCAATGACTGGGTCAGCGAAACCCGCGGGATCGCGAGCGGGTGGTTTTCCCCGTAGGCCCGGCCATCGTCTCCACGGCTGCCGATGAACGTGGCCTTGGGGTTGGACGTGGGATCATCTCGGCGCGGGGATTGCACCTGATCTCCTAACGGGAGAATGCAGCCCCGAGGGGAATTTCCTCTGCGCCTCCCTGCCTCGTCGGTTGCGGTCATCTGCGCAGCCGCAAGTAGATTTCCGGCAGTTTCCGGGGCAGCGAGTTGAGATGGTCGAGCACCAGAAAATGGCCGCGACCGAAGATCCTCGGCAGATAATCGCTGCCGGCCGGATCCAACGTAATGCAGAAGGGATGCACGCCCTGTTCCACCGCCTCCTTCACCGCCACCCGCGTGTCCTCGTGCAGGTAACGGATGTCGCCACCGTCGTCGTAGTCTTCGGGCCGACCGTCGGAAAGGATGAGCAGCAGCCGTCGAGGGCAAGGGCTCGCGGCGAAGCGCGTGAGCGCATGGCGGATCGCCGCACCCATGCGGGTCGCCAGCCGCCCCGAAAGCCCGCCCACCACTGCCCGCACCTCGGTGGTGAGAGGCTCGTCGAACTCCTTGATGAGGTAGTAGCTCACGTTGTCCCGGTACTTGGACGAGAAACCGGCGATGGCGTAAGGATCGCCCACTTCCTCCATCGCTTCGGCGAAGAGCAGGATGCCAGCGCGGATACGGTCGACGATGCGTCCTTGGTCGCCCGGCAACTGTTGCATGACGGAGGTCGACAGATCGGCGAGCAGCATCACCGACGTGTCGCGCTGGGCGGGACGCCGCTGCCGGTAGACCCGCGGCAAGGGAAGGCGGCCGGCGCGCTTCTCCGTGATAAAGCCCACGGCTGCGTCCACGTCCACCTCATCGCCTTCGAGCTGGCGTCGGCGCGGCGCCAGCCGCGTGGGCTTCTGGGCTTGGATTGCCCGCTTCAGGCGCGTGAGCGCGTCGGCATAGGCAGCGGTCAGCCGCTCCGCCTCTGCCAGGTTCGCTTCGCTCAGTCGCCGCTCTTGGACCCACGCCCACTGGCGCCTGTAGCGGCCCTCGCGGTAATCCCACTCGGGGTAAGGCACGCCCCGCTCGTTGGCGCGGTGAAGGGCCCCACCTGCCACAGCGGAAGCGCCCGCCCGCCGTCCTCCCATCTCGCCACCCGATCCACCGTTCGCCCCCTGCGTTGCGGCCTCGGCCGCCTGCGCATCGCCGGAACGGTCGCAGCACGCCCTTTCCCGGCCTGCCTTGGCCGATCTTTCTTTGGTCGGTGTGCCCCCTGCTTGCTCACCCGCCCCCGACCGGGATCGCTCTTGCGCCTCCCCGGGATAGACGCCGCGGCCGCCGTGGGGAGAGCGCCCGGGAAGATACGCCTGCTGGAAATCCTCCACCGTCTCGATCCTGGGAAATTCCCCGCTCGCAAGCAGCACTTTCGCCGCCCGGAACGCGTCGACGAGCGTAGCGCCGTCCTCTGTCAATCCCCGGAGCGTCTCCCACGCCAGCCGCTTGCGCCGGTCAGAAGCGATCGATGACTCATCCAGGGCAAGACGCACCGTGTCCAAGGCAGCTCGGTAATAAGGCTCTGAAGCCTCTTGCCATGGACATCGCCGCTCGGCCAGACGCACGAGCCGCCGCAGGTGGTTGGGGATCCGGCGATTGAGCCGCGCGTCCACGCGCAGGTCTTCGCACAGGTCGAACAGGAGCTGGAACCGCAGCGCCTCGTCGCCGAAAGTGGCAAACACCGGATCCAGGCTCGTGCGGCCCTCCGATGAAAGACTGAGCGTGTCCACGCCAGCGGCGGTGAATAGCGCTTCCAGCTGCGGACGCTCGAAGGAGCCGCAGGCGATGTGGCCAGCATT
This window encodes:
- a CDS encoding tripartite tricarboxylate transporter permease; protein product: MELLTNLGMGFAAALSPENLLYCFIGVLLGTVIGVLPGLGPVATIAMLLPLTFTLPPVSALIMLAGIYYGAQYGGSTTAILVNLPGESASVVTALDGYQMARQGKAGKALATAAIGSFVAGTLATFVLALFGPPLAELALKFGPAEYFSLMVLGLVASVVLAHGSLLHAVGMIVLGLLLGLIGTDVNSGMQRYTFDQPWLADGISFVVVAMGMFGLGEIIRNLEHEATRELTIKRVTGLMPTLEDLKRIAAPVLRGTALGSVLGILPGGGALLASFASYSLEKKISKNPEQFGKGAIEGVAGPESANNAGAQTSFIPMLTLGIPSNPVMALMIGAMIIQGIQPGPSVVNEQPMLFWGIIVSMWIGNLMLVILNLPLIGLWVRLISVPYHLLYPAILVFCAIGVFSVNNSQYDVYLMALFALLGYVFAKLDCEPAPMLLGFILGPMMEEYLRRALLLSRGDPTIFVTRPLSAAMLALAVAAMFVVLSPTLRTRREEAFHEEE
- a CDS encoding aldo/keto reductase; the encoded protein is MSGKASVPGFATRAGTEAYARTFGAQCAEGHYSDFLNLHLKLSSLGVGTFPGAASDEVDAHYATVVERALLAGINVIDTAAHYRYGRSARAVGEGLRRALARGVAREQVFLISKGGFLTFEGGLPEDFESWFEAQIVNRGLGERRDLCGVHLISPEHIAWQLDRSLEAMGVETLDAFLVDQPEVHIPVIGKAELNRKLERVFVALERAVAAGKIRYYGIATFNGLRVETDHPLFESIASLLGHAQKAAQAAAGDESARHHFRVIALPFNQIMPEGFTRFSQATGQGNIASTLQAAHQLRVYVLASHTLAKGHLATHCVDSVHAALPQLDNHAQRALQFNRSTPGIGTSLVGISTPAHLEDLLAVARRPPMRKEAYLRLYQRAE
- a CDS encoding acetoin utilization protein AcuC — its product is MQSPRRDDPTSNPKATFIGSRGDDGRAYGENHPLAIPRVSLTQSLIHAYGALSEAEFVPARKAADYELEWFHSPDYVAAMKRSEALGRVKSIHRVRYRLGTLENPYFERFFTIAATATGASIQAAEAVLAGRIAFNPAGGMHHARPDHARGFCYFNDPVLAILRLRREGLRVLYVDLDAHHGDGVEEAFADDPEVLTLSLHMDTAYAYPHRGGRLEDAGTPAGAHTTVNVPLPLETHDAEYRLLFDAVWDPVLERFAPDAIVLQAGTDILAADPLGKLKVSTQCFLEVCAQVLRTAPRHADGTPRLLVTGGGGYHPLLLARAWTGLWGLLSGRALPEAIPPEGAELLRAVGWDQDEDAPHDPRLFESRLDSPEVRPVRPEVADLARRIRRHPFLA
- a CDS encoding VWA domain-containing protein; its protein translation is MDRTELEIEALLTQLERMSFVAHRDVNEALPSIRRHGGEVTCAWLSACHALFSHDREAGKAFIRGSPEAERVSETVLPWTHQALTFLRFRSPGRAVEGFMENLPWAFGTLGHAGEERWAEIGFRWCHRHMESGTLYFRTPVADLVGRQGIAGVEHLTQPAEELFETRRLMLATYLPGAIKVRNLFGPQALLPWAQRGADILQAGRLRGEAYFRLESEESLKVLMEQVPGYRVAEHQRLFGFLLTAWFDAPPQVRESPWSPDKGRAFVETDGRAVYLPVALPEREEAVVGVLHNAGHIACGSFERPQLEALFTAAGVDTLSLSSEGRTSLDPVFATFGDEALRFQLLFDLCEDLRVDARLNRRIPNHLRRLVRLAERRCPWQEASEPYYRAALDTVRLALDESSIASDRRKRLAWETLRGLTEDGATLVDAFRAAKVLLASGEFPRIETVEDFQQAYLPGRSPHGGRGVYPGEAQERSRSGAGEQAGGTPTKERSAKAGRERACCDRSGDAQAAEAATQGANGGSGGEMGGRRAGASAVAGGALHRANERGVPYPEWDYREGRYRRQWAWVQERRLSEANLAEAERLTAAYADALTRLKRAIQAQKPTRLAPRRRQLEGDEVDVDAAVGFITEKRAGRLPLPRVYRQRRPAQRDTSVMLLADLSTSVMQQLPGDQGRIVDRIRAGILLFAEAMEEVGDPYAIAGFSSKYRDNVSYYLIKEFDEPLTTEVRAVVGGLSGRLATRMGAAIRHALTRFAASPCPRRLLLILSDGRPEDYDDGGDIRYLHEDTRVAVKEAVEQGVHPFCITLDPAGSDYLPRIFGRGHFLVLDHLNSLPRKLPEIYLRLRR